The following proteins come from a genomic window of Aequorivita marisscotiae:
- a CDS encoding geranylgeranylglycerol-phosphate geranylgeranyltransferase, whose translation MKYLNLIRYQNLLFIALVQIFIKFGLFIPFGATTVLDNLHFAFLVFATLCIAAAGNIINDLYDVEIDKINKPNKVLIGEKVSEKNANRLFIMLNILGVAIGFYLANSILKPSFAALFVAISALLYLYASYLKGILLLGNLTISILVAMSLIIVPIFDLLPAVTQQNQTTQATVFTIVLHYALFAFFSNLIREIVKDLQDINGDKKGGKNTLAIAIGRKRTVTIVFVLGVILVFGVVFYMYENLYNSQAILLYFLFAIVGPLLYFCIKAWDAKTTSNYAFLSALLKVIMFLGICSIPLYQFVILK comes from the coding sequence TTGAAATATTTAAACCTTATTCGCTATCAAAATCTGCTATTTATTGCATTAGTGCAGATTTTTATAAAATTTGGCCTTTTTATTCCTTTTGGCGCTACCACTGTTTTAGACAATCTGCATTTTGCCTTCCTAGTTTTTGCAACCCTTTGTATTGCCGCGGCAGGAAATATTATCAACGACCTATACGATGTGGAAATTGATAAAATCAACAAACCTAATAAGGTGCTGATTGGCGAAAAAGTTTCTGAAAAGAACGCCAATAGACTTTTTATAATGTTAAATATACTTGGCGTGGCAATTGGTTTTTATCTCGCGAACAGTATTCTAAAGCCAAGTTTTGCAGCGCTTTTCGTCGCAATTTCTGCACTTCTTTATTTATATGCTTCCTATTTAAAAGGGATATTGCTCTTGGGAAATCTTACCATTTCAATCTTGGTGGCTATGAGCTTGATAATCGTTCCCATTTTCGATTTGCTTCCAGCAGTAACACAGCAAAACCAAACTACACAAGCTACTGTTTTTACAATTGTTTTGCACTATGCCCTGTTTGCATTTTTCAGTAATTTAATTCGCGAAATAGTAAAAGATCTACAAGATATTAACGGCGATAAAAAAGGCGGTAAAAACACATTAGCTATTGCTATTGGCAGAAAGCGAACAGTAACAATTGTTTTTGTTTTAGGGGTAATTTTGGTCTTTGGCGTGGTATTTTATATGTATGAAAACTTGTATAATTCGCAAGCCATTTTATTGTATTTTCTTTTTGCCATTGTGGGACCATTGCTTTATTTCTGCATTAAAGCGTGGGATGCCAAAACTACCAGTAACTATGCTTTTCTGTCGGCGCTTTTAAAAGTTATTATGTTTTTGGGAATATGTTCCATTCCGTTGTATCAATTTGTAATTTTGAAATAA
- a CDS encoding mechanosensitive ion channel domain-containing protein, producing MINLKEFYPELLESAILIAALMLLRLILKRTVRNFAKKIERLEHRTGLIMKHVDFAVFFLIVLGFIIIWGLDFENLGIVMSSVFAVIGIAFFAQWSILSNITSGVIMFFTFPYKIGDYIKIHDKEAPLEGLIEDIKTFHVILHTKDNEIVTYPNSMMLQKGVSIIKVEEFYEQQHELDKNKEVLPHD from the coding sequence ATGATAAATTTAAAAGAATTTTACCCAGAGCTGCTAGAGTCTGCAATCCTAATAGCGGCATTAATGCTATTGCGCTTAATACTAAAACGCACCGTGCGCAACTTTGCAAAAAAAATAGAAAGACTGGAGCATCGCACCGGTCTTATCATGAAACACGTAGATTTTGCCGTTTTCTTTTTAATTGTTCTGGGCTTTATTATAATCTGGGGGCTGGATTTTGAAAATCTCGGGATTGTTATGTCGTCGGTTTTTGCGGTAATAGGGATTGCATTCTTTGCACAATGGTCTATTCTTAGCAACATTACCAGCGGGGTAATTATGTTTTTTACCTTTCCGTATAAAATTGGCGATTATATTAAAATACACGATAAAGAAGCGCCCTTGGAAGGTCTAATTGAGGACATTAAAACATTCCACGTAATATTGCACACTAAAGACAACGAAATAGTAACCTACCCAAATAGTATGATGCTGCAAAAAGGTGTGAGTATTATTAAAGTTGAAGAATTCTACGAGCAACAACACGAACTCGATAAAAATAAGGAAGTGCTGCCCCACGATTAA
- a CDS encoding Crp/Fnr family transcriptional regulator — translation MIPENLLLDYNATLETIDASEVILHEKKRADHYFQVKSGEVKMYNLNDQGKEFVQGIFYKGESFGEPPLFGDFKYPASAAAVKKTELFKLSKTNLFELLTHNPEIHLKFTKAMAKRLFYKATILKEISVHTPEHRILALIDLLKKKYGDETLFQVELTRQQIADLTGLRVETVIRAIKQLEQDGELKLIKHKVFR, via the coding sequence ATGATTCCAGAAAATTTACTTTTAGACTACAATGCAACCCTTGAAACTATTGATGCTTCAGAAGTAATTCTACACGAAAAAAAACGCGCCGACCACTATTTTCAGGTGAAATCGGGAGAGGTAAAAATGTACAACCTCAACGATCAGGGAAAGGAATTTGTGCAAGGCATTTTCTATAAAGGTGAAAGTTTTGGCGAACCACCTTTATTCGGCGATTTTAAATATCCGGCTTCAGCAGCGGCAGTTAAAAAAACCGAACTGTTTAAGCTCAGCAAAACCAACCTTTTTGAACTCCTAACCCACAATCCAGAAATACATCTAAAATTTACCAAGGCCATGGCCAAACGGCTATTTTATAAAGCAACTATTTTAAAGGAAATCTCGGTACATACACCAGAACATCGCATTTTGGCGCTGATAGATTTATTAAAAAAGAAATACGGCGACGAGACACTCTTTCAAGTAGAATTAACGCGGCAGCAAATTGCAGATTTAACCGGGCTTCGCGTTGAGACGGTGATTCGCGCTATAAAACAACTGGAACAGGATGGCGAATTAAAACTTATTAAACACAAAGTTTTCCGTTAA
- a CDS encoding VOC family protein, which yields MKFKEVTLYTSQIELQNTFYTEVLGLKNITDTKNIISFKVRNTHIKFVKCNSSHPYHFAFNIPSNKTNEALEWLKKRVEIQKDGQAEIVDFPAWNAKSIYFYDADKNILEFIARKNLDNKTVQPFSAEALLEISEIGIATNQFKEKFTHLTSELGLRKFGGGEAIFSAIGSERGLFILIDKLQKDWFPTNDKAFSADFQTIFEVEQKTIRLTFKNDTITYEYL from the coding sequence ATGAAATTTAAGGAAGTCACGCTTTACACATCTCAAATTGAGCTTCAAAACACGTTTTATACCGAAGTACTGGGATTAAAAAATATCACGGACACTAAAAATATAATTTCTTTTAAAGTGAGAAACACCCATATTAAATTCGTAAAATGCAACTCCTCGCACCCCTATCACTTCGCGTTTAATATTCCGTCAAACAAAACTAATGAAGCTTTAGAATGGTTAAAAAAGCGAGTGGAAATTCAAAAAGACGGCCAAGCCGAAATTGTTGATTTTCCCGCCTGGAACGCAAAATCTATCTACTTTTACGATGCCGATAAAAACATACTCGAATTTATTGCCCGAAAAAATTTAGACAATAAAACGGTGCAACCGTTTAGCGCGGAGGCCTTGCTGGAAATTTCAGAAATAGGCATTGCAACTAACCAATTTAAAGAAAAATTTACTCATTTAACTTCAGAACTGGGGTTGCGAAAATTTGGCGGCGGTGAAGCCATTTTTAGCGCCATTGGATCTGAACGGGGCCTTTTTATTTTAATAGACAAATTGCAAAAAGATTGGTTTCCTACAAACGACAAGGCTTTTTCGGCAGATTTTCAAACAATTTTTGAAGTGGAGCAAAAAACCATACGTTTAACATTTAAAAACGACACAATTACTTACGAATATTTATAG
- a CDS encoding septum formation inhibitor Maf: MKFFRILPYIAFLILLIGCNFSEEKGDTKKNVLKKAKSKTIEPRSVSKDFKTYWFSGTAEITSYSLMQERYGEIREGTAVNIFVSEDFLPDAQVKANNYSDKNVSVLKLNQMKRFNTGIYPYAIMTSTFNPISEKEHALKITNSVQEWCGQVYMQLNNRDNFEIESRSYFQGEADQKISLPKTYLENELWNLIRINPEELPTGDVMIIPSFEYLRLRHKEIKQHNAFASLKQGDSLTSYTLNYPDLQRQLMVFFNSTFPYEIEKWEEINAADQNDTLRLKTTATKLKRIKIDYWTKNGNEHLGLRDTLKLK; encoded by the coding sequence ATGAAATTTTTTAGGATTCTACCTTATATTGCTTTTCTAATTTTGTTAATTGGTTGTAATTTTTCCGAAGAAAAAGGCGATACAAAAAAGAATGTTCTCAAAAAAGCGAAATCGAAAACAATAGAGCCACGTTCGGTTTCCAAAGATTTTAAAACCTATTGGTTTAGCGGTACGGCCGAAATTACTTCGTATAGTTTAATGCAAGAGCGCTACGGCGAAATTCGCGAAGGCACAGCGGTAAACATTTTTGTTTCTGAAGATTTTCTACCCGATGCTCAGGTAAAAGCAAACAATTATTCAGATAAAAATGTTTCAGTTTTAAAACTAAATCAAATGAAGCGTTTTAACACCGGCATTTATCCCTACGCTATCATGACCAGCACTTTTAACCCTATTTCGGAAAAGGAACACGCGTTAAAAATTACAAATAGCGTGCAGGAATGGTGCGGCCAAGTGTATATGCAACTCAACAACCGAGATAATTTTGAAATTGAAAGTCGTTCGTATTTTCAAGGCGAAGCAGACCAAAAAATATCCTTGCCAAAAACGTATTTAGAGAACGAACTTTGGAACCTGATACGAATAAATCCTGAAGAATTACCAACGGGTGATGTTATGATTATACCTTCGTTTGAATATTTACGACTTCGACATAAAGAAATAAAACAGCACAATGCTTTTGCCAGTTTAAAACAGGGCGACTCATTAACCAGTTACACCTTAAATTACCCCGATTTACAACGGCAATTGATGGTGTTTTTTAACAGTACTTTTCCGTATGAAATTGAAAAATGGGAAGAGATAAACGCTGCCGACCAAAACGATACTTTACGACTCAAAACCACAGCTACAAAATTAAAGCGTATTAAAATTGATTATTGGACCAAAAATGGCAACGAGCACCTTGGTCTTCGCGACACACTTAAATTGAAATAA
- a CDS encoding sodium:solute symporter, with protein sequence MQQIDWIVLIGTLLFIVLYGTWKSRQQKDVGDYLKGGNTAHWWTIGLSVMATQASAITFLSTPGQAFHDGMGFVQFYFGLPIAMVIICLVFIPIYHKLNVYTAYEYLESRFDKKTRTLTAILFLIQRGLACGITIFAPSIILSAVLGWNLIYLNIIIGVLVIIYTVSGGTKAVSVTQKQQMAVIFFGMFVAFLLILNYLPLDITFTKALEIAGANGKMDILDFSFDFDNRYTFWSGIIGGTFLALSYFGTDQSQVQRYLSGRSVKQSQMGLIMNGLLKVPMQFFILLVGIMVFVFYQFNSSPLHFNPSAVKDVKSSEYAGEYKALELKKDALDQQLAASQIDYSRAQSAVEKQTIAEEIKRLNQSEQQLRDTSVSLIKKANPNAETNDKDYVFIHFILENLPRGLIGLLLAVILSAAMSSTASELNALGSTTTIDLYKRNVPGKREKHYVAASRGFTLLWGIIAIGVACTANLFDNLIQLVNIIGSIFYGNVLGIFLLAFFIKYVRSKAVFIAALITQIIIIYFWYIDLMPYLWLNLVGCTLVMGIAVLLQIMLPKNNGDTVVAQEV encoded by the coding sequence ATGCAGCAGATAGACTGGATTGTTTTAATAGGAACACTACTCTTTATTGTGCTTTACGGCACATGGAAATCGCGGCAACAAAAGGACGTTGGCGACTATTTAAAAGGGGGCAATACTGCGCATTGGTGGACCATTGGGTTAAGTGTAATGGCCACTCAAGCCAGCGCCATCACCTTTCTATCAACACCCGGTCAGGCTTTCCACGACGGGATGGGGTTTGTGCAATTTTACTTTGGATTGCCCATTGCAATGGTTATTATTTGTTTGGTTTTTATACCAATTTATCACAAATTAAATGTTTACACTGCCTACGAATATCTTGAAAGTAGGTTCGATAAAAAAACCCGTACCCTCACAGCTATATTGTTTTTAATTCAGCGAGGGCTTGCTTGTGGCATTACCATTTTTGCACCCTCAATTATCCTTTCGGCCGTATTGGGCTGGAATTTGATTTATTTGAATATTATCATTGGTGTACTCGTAATTATTTACACAGTAAGTGGCGGCACAAAAGCTGTAAGCGTTACTCAAAAGCAGCAAATGGCGGTAATATTTTTCGGGATGTTTGTAGCATTTCTATTAATTCTAAATTATTTACCGCTCGATATAACTTTTACCAAGGCGTTGGAAATAGCGGGTGCCAATGGCAAAATGGACATCTTGGATTTTTCATTCGATTTTGATAATCGCTACACCTTTTGGAGTGGAATAATTGGTGGAACATTTTTAGCCCTTTCATATTTCGGCACCGATCAAAGTCAAGTTCAACGTTATCTTTCGGGCAGAAGTGTAAAGCAAAGCCAGATGGGGTTGATAATGAATGGCTTATTAAAAGTGCCAATGCAATTCTTTATTTTATTAGTGGGAATAATGGTATTTGTATTTTATCAGTTTAACAGCTCTCCGCTCCACTTTAATCCTTCTGCGGTAAAGGATGTGAAGAGTTCAGAATACGCAGGCGAATACAAAGCTTTAGAGCTAAAAAAAGATGCTCTGGACCAACAGCTGGCTGCGTCGCAAATAGATTATTCAAGAGCGCAATCTGCTGTTGAAAAGCAGACTATTGCAGAAGAAATAAAACGTTTAAACCAAAGTGAACAGCAACTACGAGACACCTCTGTATCGTTAATAAAAAAAGCCAATCCAAATGCCGAAACCAACGACAAGGATTACGTTTTTATTCATTTTATTTTAGAAAATTTACCCCGTGGTTTAATTGGCTTGCTTTTGGCGGTAATACTAAGTGCGGCTATGTCATCAACCGCCTCCGAGCTAAATGCCTTGGGAAGTACTACCACCATAGATTTATATAAAAGAAACGTTCCCGGCAAACGAGAAAAACATTATGTTGCCGCCTCACGGGGTTTTACTCTTTTATGGGGTATTATTGCCATAGGTGTTGCCTGTACTGCAAATTTATTCGACAATCTAATTCAGTTGGTGAATATTATTGGCTCCATATTTTATGGTAATGTTTTGGGTATTTTCCTACTGGCCTTTTTTATAAAATACGTACGCAGTAAAGCTGTTTTTATTGCGGCCTTAATAACACAAATTATCATAATTTATTTTTGGTATATAGACCTGATGCCCTATTTATGGCTCAATTTAGTGGGTTGTACTTTGGTTATGGGTATTGCAGTATTACTGCAAATTATGCTGCCAAAAAACAATGGCGATACAGTTGTGGCACAGGAAGTTTAA
- a CDS encoding Rossmann-like and DUF2520 domain-containing protein has translation MIKVVLLGFGNVNSHLLKAFNKSDEISVVQIFNRNYIKMISPFSAISFTDSISEIANADIYIIGIPDDAISNFSASLHFKNKLVVHTSGGAAMDVLSSKNRRGIFYPLQTFSKQRSVDFTNIPICIEAENPQDLDLLQQLGSVISKNVKIISSEKRTKLHLAAVFVNNFVNYLYQIGSEIVTKEDLPFELLKPLIAETALKIEALSPKEAQTGPAKRNDNKTIEKHLHLLEDNDFKDFYKLFTTALRER, from the coding sequence ATGATAAAAGTGGTTTTATTAGGCTTCGGAAACGTAAATAGCCATTTGCTTAAAGCTTTTAATAAAAGTGATGAAATATCTGTGGTTCAGATTTTTAATAGAAATTACATTAAAATGATTTCGCCATTTTCAGCTATCTCATTTACCGATTCAATTTCAGAAATTGCCAATGCCGATATTTATATCATCGGCATTCCGGACGATGCAATTTCTAACTTTTCTGCAAGCTTACACTTTAAAAACAAATTGGTTGTGCATACTTCCGGCGGCGCGGCTATGGATGTACTTTCGTCTAAAAATAGGCGCGGCATATTTTATCCGTTGCAAACATTTTCAAAACAACGCAGTGTAGATTTTACAAATATCCCTATTTGTATTGAGGCTGAAAACCCACAAGATTTAGATTTGTTGCAACAGTTGGGAAGTGTTATTTCAAAAAATGTGAAAATTATTTCTTCTGAAAAAAGAACAAAATTGCACCTTGCGGCAGTTTTTGTGAATAATTTTGTAAACTATTTATACCAAATTGGAAGTGAAATTGTAACAAAAGAAGATTTGCCATTTGAACTTTTAAAACCTCTTATTGCTGAAACGGCACTTAAAATTGAAGCCCTTTCTCCCAAAGAGGCCCAAACCGGACCCGCAAAAAGAAACGACAACAAAACAATTGAAAAACATTTACATTTACTGGAAGATAATGACTTTAAAGATTTTTATAAATTATTTACAACAGCATTACGAGAGAGATAA
- a CDS encoding Maf-like protein, translated as MLREKLKNYNIILASGSPRRQAFFKELSIDFTICVKEVNETYPPALQCSDITDFLSRLKASAFLNLRENDILITSDTIVWKDKIALGKPKNFEEAKQMLQNLSGQMHEVITSVSFTSKNFQTTVNDVTKVWFKPLSEAEINFYIKTYKPFDKAGSYGIQEWIGYIGIEKIEGCYFNVMGLPTRLVYKTLTEIAAR; from the coding sequence ATGCTTCGCGAAAAATTAAAAAATTACAACATCATCCTCGCTTCCGGATCGCCGCGCAGACAAGCTTTTTTTAAGGAGTTAAGTATTGATTTTACCATTTGTGTAAAAGAAGTAAACGAAACATATCCACCGGCTTTACAATGTTCGGACATTACCGATTTCCTTTCAAGACTGAAGGCTTCGGCTTTTTTGAATTTACGTGAAAACGATATTTTAATCACCAGCGACACTATAGTTTGGAAAGATAAAATTGCCCTCGGAAAACCAAAAAATTTTGAAGAAGCCAAGCAAATGCTTCAAAATTTGAGTGGCCAAATGCATGAGGTAATTACATCTGTTTCTTTTACTTCAAAAAATTTTCAGACTACGGTAAACGATGTAACTAAAGTTTGGTTTAAACCGCTTTCGGAAGCAGAAATCAACTTCTATATAAAAACCTATAAACCCTTTGACAAAGCGGGAAGCTACGGTATTCAGGAATGGATTGGCTACATTGGCATCGAAAAAATTGAAGGTTGTTATTTTAATGTAATGGGGTTGCCCACCCGACTTGTTTACAAAACGTTAACCGAAATTGCCGCCCGTTGA
- a CDS encoding PIG-L family deacetylase yields MHKLVFLRFLLLFITVSISAQAPKKPTASEIYHNLQKLNFIGSALYIAAHPDDENTRLISYLVNDVHANTAYLSITRGDGGQNLIGPELRELLGVIRTQELLAARKTDGGEQFFTRANDFGYSKNPEETFEFWTKNEVLSDVVMTIRKFKPDIIVNRFDHRSPGSTHGHHTASAMLSVEAFDVVGDASKFTKSAENFGVWKPKRLFFNTSWWFYGSQEKFEKADKTNHVSVETGNFFPALGLSNGEIASLSRSMHKSQGFGSTGSRGSETEYLEILKGSKPADNNLFEGINTSWTRLEGGEKIGEILNPLEENFNFKDPSQMLPQLLKAYPLVSNLKDAHWRNIKLKQLKQLILDCGGIFIEAVAEKNAINPNEDFKVNIEAINRGDGIVSIQSVKNTKGKTLWDTAENLPFNEKKNFEITVNSGNNTPLYSSPYWLNEKGSVGMYAAPEALIGLPETPALEKVVFELQFQNITIPFTKNVIYKYNDPVKGEVYRPLEVLPEVTASLPEKVLIFASNEPEDVSVIVRAGKDAISGNVRLQHPDGWIVEPLQQSFQLTRAGETKTFKFKVTPPQGQSEGYLKTNVLAEGKTFNKELAVIDYEHIPYQSVLLPSEAKVAKIDIQKKGENIGYINGAGDAIPESLKQIGYSVSTIDPLNISAENLQPFDAIVIGIRAYNTVPELAFAQTALNNYVENGGTIVVQYNTSRGLVSESFAPYSLQLSRDRVTDEFSEVEILAPENPLLNTPNKITQKDFEGWVQERGLYFPDKWAKEFTPILGMNDTGEVQTKGSLLVAKYGKGYYIYTGLSFFRELPAGVPGAYRLFANLLSIGK; encoded by the coding sequence ATGCATAAACTAGTTTTCCTTCGCTTTTTACTTTTATTTATCACCGTATCTATTAGCGCGCAAGCACCCAAAAAACCTACTGCTTCCGAAATTTACCACAATCTTCAGAAACTTAATTTTATTGGGTCGGCACTTTATATTGCGGCACATCCCGATGACGAAAATACGCGACTTATTTCTTATCTGGTCAATGATGTTCACGCAAATACAGCATATCTTTCCATTACGCGAGGCGACGGTGGCCAAAATTTAATTGGACCTGAATTACGCGAATTGTTGGGTGTAATCCGCACCCAAGAGCTACTTGCCGCTCGTAAAACAGACGGCGGTGAGCAATTCTTTACCCGGGCAAACGATTTTGGGTATAGCAAAAACCCCGAAGAAACTTTTGAATTTTGGACGAAGAACGAAGTGCTGAGCGATGTGGTAATGACCATTAGAAAGTTTAAGCCAGATATTATAGTTAACCGTTTTGACCATCGCAGTCCGGGCAGTACACACGGCCATCACACGGCTTCGGCGATGTTAAGTGTTGAAGCTTTTGACGTGGTTGGCGATGCTTCAAAATTTACCAAATCTGCCGAAAACTTCGGCGTTTGGAAACCCAAACGATTATTTTTTAATACCTCTTGGTGGTTTTACGGAAGCCAAGAAAAATTTGAGAAGGCCGACAAAACCAATCACGTTTCTGTAGAAACGGGCAACTTTTTTCCTGCGCTCGGACTTTCAAATGGCGAGATAGCTTCACTAAGCCGTAGTATGCACAAATCGCAAGGATTTGGCAGCACCGGATCCCGCGGAAGCGAAACAGAATATTTAGAAATTTTAAAAGGCAGCAAACCCGCTGACAACAATTTATTTGAAGGTATTAACACCAGTTGGACCAGACTTGAAGGCGGAGAAAAAATTGGGGAGATATTAAATCCGTTGGAAGAAAATTTCAATTTTAAAGATCCGTCGCAAATGTTGCCGCAATTGCTTAAAGCCTATCCGTTGGTTTCAAATTTGAAAGATGCGCATTGGCGAAATATTAAATTAAAACAATTAAAGCAACTAATTTTAGATTGTGGCGGTATTTTTATTGAAGCCGTTGCTGAAAAAAATGCAATAAACCCGAATGAAGATTTTAAAGTAAACATTGAAGCTATTAATCGCGGAGATGGTATTGTTTCCATACAATCCGTGAAAAATACGAAAGGTAAAACACTATGGGATACTGCTGAAAATCTTCCCTTCAACGAAAAGAAAAATTTTGAAATAACAGTAAATTCTGGGAATAACACTCCACTTTATTCCTCACCCTATTGGCTAAACGAGAAAGGTTCAGTTGGTATGTACGCTGCTCCGGAAGCTTTAATAGGCCTGCCCGAAACCCCTGCTTTGGAAAAAGTTGTTTTTGAACTTCAATTTCAAAATATTACAATTCCTTTTACAAAAAATGTAATCTACAAATATAACGACCCTGTAAAGGGCGAAGTCTATAGACCGTTAGAGGTTCTACCAGAAGTTACCGCTTCCCTACCCGAAAAAGTGTTGATTTTTGCCAGCAATGAACCGGAAGATGTTTCGGTAATTGTTCGCGCGGGGAAGGATGCAATTTCTGGAAATGTGCGTTTACAACACCCCGACGGATGGATTGTTGAACCGTTGCAGCAAAGCTTTCAACTAACACGAGCCGGCGAAACAAAAACTTTTAAATTTAAGGTTACTCCACCACAGGGACAAAGCGAAGGTTATTTAAAAACGAATGTACTTGCCGAAGGCAAAACTTTTAATAAAGAATTAGCGGTTATTGATTATGAACATATTCCGTATCAAAGTGTGTTGCTGCCTTCAGAAGCCAAGGTTGCAAAAATAGATATTCAGAAAAAGGGAGAAAATATAGGCTATATAAACGGCGCCGGTGATGCCATTCCTGAAAGCTTAAAGCAAATTGGCTATTCGGTTTCTACTATTGATCCGTTGAATATTTCGGCAGAAAACCTGCAACCATTTGATGCAATTGTAATAGGAATTCGTGCTTACAACACTGTTCCCGAGCTCGCGTTTGCGCAAACTGCCTTAAATAATTACGTAGAAAACGGGGGAACTATTGTAGTTCAGTACAATACAAGCCGCGGCTTGGTTTCTGAAAGTTTTGCACCCTATTCACTACAACTTTCACGGGACCGAGTAACCGATGAATTTTCGGAAGTTGAAATACTAGCGCCAGAAAATCCGTTACTAAACACACCCAATAAAATCACTCAAAAAGATTTTGAAGGATGGGTACAGGAACGAGGCTTATATTTTCCCGATAAGTGGGCGAAGGAATTTACGCCAATTTTAGGGATGAATGATACAGGTGAAGTTCAAACAAAGGGCTCGCTATTAGTGGCAAAATACGGCAAAGGATATTATATTTATACGGGCTTGAGTTTTTTTCGCGAACTTCCAGCGGGTGTACCCGGAGCCTATAGGTTGTTTGCAAATTTGCTTTCAATTGGAAAATAA
- a CDS encoding group III truncated hemoglobin, with protein sequence MSKKEIESREDVSLLVNTFYSKVRKDALLGPIFNGIIDDWETHLELLTDFWETNLLYARKYYGNPLHAHIEVDKKVGGTINELHFGTWINLWLETINELFEGETAQIAINRARNMGTFIHLNIFNARNQEVKKG encoded by the coding sequence ATGAGCAAAAAAGAAATAGAATCCCGCGAAGATGTGTCTTTGCTAGTAAATACGTTTTATTCAAAAGTTAGGAAAGACGCACTTCTCGGGCCTATTTTCAATGGAATTATAGATGATTGGGAAACGCATCTGGAACTACTTACAGATTTCTGGGAAACCAATTTGCTCTATGCCCGTAAATACTATGGAAATCCACTTCACGCGCATATTGAAGTAGACAAAAAAGTGGGGGGAACCATTAACGAACTTCACTTTGGAACCTGGATTAACCTTTGGTTAGAAACCATAAATGAACTTTTTGAAGGTGAAACGGCGCAGATTGCAATAAATCGTGCACGAAACATGGGTACGTTTATCCATTTAAATATTTTTAATGCCAGAAATCAAGAAGTAAAAAAGGGGTAA
- a CDS encoding KdsC family phosphatase encodes MSYKEYLNHITTFIFDIDGVLTDGTIQVNTQGEMFRTMNIKDGYGLKTAVEQGYNVCIISGGTNEGVRIRLQNLGIKDIFLGAHQKTEILETYLKNNNIKRENTLYMGDDLPDFEIMQEVGLPTCPQDAVPEIKTISKYVSHKKGGKGCVRDVIEQVLKVQNKWQISKGVSAKYD; translated from the coding sequence ATGAGCTACAAAGAATATTTAAATCACATTACAACCTTTATTTTTGATATAGACGGCGTATTAACCGATGGCACTATACAAGTAAACACCCAAGGCGAAATGTTCCGAACTATGAATATTAAAGATGGTTACGGTTTAAAAACCGCTGTGGAGCAAGGCTATAACGTTTGTATAATTTCGGGTGGCACCAATGAGGGCGTTCGGATTAGACTTCAAAATCTGGGAATAAAAGATATTTTTTTAGGTGCGCATCAAAAAACCGAAATTTTAGAAACATACCTAAAAAACAATAATATAAAACGCGAAAACACTTTGTATATGGGCGACGATCTACCAGATTTCGAAATTATGCAGGAAGTTGGTTTACCCACCTGTCCGCAAGATGCGGTACCTGAAATTAAAACTATTTCAAAATACGTTTCGCACAAAAAAGGTGGAAAAGGTTGCGTTCGCGACGTAATTGAACAAGTGCTGAAAGTACAAAACAAATGGCAGATAAGTAAAGGCGTTAGTGCCAAATACGATTAA